The proteins below come from a single Acidovorax sp. NCPPB 4044 genomic window:
- a CDS encoding aminotransferase class I/II-fold pyridoxal phosphate-dependent enzyme, translated as MKSWSIKGASAAQIAASIEESLRSGAMVPGDALPAVRALADRLGVNPNTVAAAYARLRDAGRLQTDGRRGTRVAEPLPSALPGGQEIPALPAGLRDLAGGDVDTALLPRLHADAWPGLLSGEGYGGPAEAPAWREVAHAWLARQGLPAEATGVYSGTLDVVERALRLHARAGDRVALEDPCWPPMAALVQSLRLRPVPLPVDAQGARVPPAEVLDGCAAIVLTPRAHNPTGCALSEPRWRALRRLLLARPHLLCILDDYWGPLSQEPLAPAGALPPLWLYVLSAGKFLGPDLRVALAAGPPALMQALRAQQAAGPRWVSRLLQVVAAGLWRNAEASGQLARAGQAYARRRHALEFALRSQPQAQLPLPPVGGEGLHVWVPVDNEATVLAALAARGWAAQAGAPFRIASGPAVRLSLGGLQGDEVGPLARDLAAALAPLPGRAVF; from the coding sequence ATGAAATCATGGTCGATCAAAGGTGCATCGGCGGCGCAGATCGCCGCCAGCATCGAGGAAAGCCTCCGCTCCGGCGCGATGGTGCCGGGCGATGCCCTGCCGGCGGTCCGTGCGCTGGCGGACCGCCTGGGCGTGAACCCCAACACCGTGGCTGCCGCCTACGCCCGCCTGCGCGACGCCGGGCGGCTGCAGACGGATGGCCGGCGCGGCACCCGCGTCGCGGAGCCGCTGCCCTCGGCGCTGCCGGGCGGCCAGGAGATACCGGCCCTGCCCGCCGGCCTGCGCGATCTGGCGGGCGGCGATGTGGACACGGCGCTGCTGCCCCGCCTGCATGCCGATGCGTGGCCGGGGCTGCTCTCCGGCGAGGGCTACGGCGGGCCGGCCGAGGCGCCGGCCTGGCGCGAGGTTGCCCACGCCTGGCTGGCCCGCCAGGGACTGCCCGCAGAGGCGACGGGCGTGTATTCGGGCACGCTGGACGTGGTGGAGCGCGCGCTGCGCCTGCACGCGCGCGCGGGCGACCGCGTGGCGCTCGAAGATCCGTGCTGGCCGCCGATGGCCGCGCTGGTGCAGTCGCTGCGGCTCAGGCCCGTGCCGTTGCCGGTGGATGCCCAGGGCGCCAGGGTGCCGCCGGCCGAGGTGCTGGACGGCTGCGCCGCGATCGTGCTCACGCCGCGCGCCCACAACCCCACGGGCTGCGCGCTCTCCGAGCCGCGCTGGCGGGCGCTGCGCCGGTTGTTGCTGGCCCGCCCGCACCTGCTGTGCATCCTGGACGATTACTGGGGCCCGCTCAGCCAGGAGCCGCTGGCGCCGGCCGGCGCGCTGCCCCCGCTCTGGCTCTATGTGCTGTCGGCGGGCAAGTTCCTCGGGCCCGATCTGCGGGTGGCGCTGGCGGCCGGCCCGCCCGCGCTCATGCAGGCGCTGCGCGCGCAGCAGGCCGCCGGGCCGCGCTGGGTCAGCCGGCTGCTGCAGGTAGTGGCGGCGGGGCTGTGGCGGAATGCGGAGGCCTCGGGCCAATTGGCCCGGGCGGGCCAGGCCTACGCGCGCCGGCGGCATGCGCTGGAGTTCGCGCTGCGCTCGCAGCCCCAGGCACAGCTGCCGCTGCCGCCGGTGGGCGGCGAGGGGCTGCACGTCTGGGTGCCGGTGGACAACGAAGCGACCGTCCTGGCTGCCCTGGCGGCCCGGGGCTGGGCGGCACAGGCGGGCGCGCCCTTTCGCATCGCGAGCGGCCCGGCCGTGCGCCTCAGCCTGGGTGGCTTGCAGGGCGATGAGGTCGGGCCGCTGGCGCGCGATCTGGCAGCGGCGCTGGCCCCGCTGCCTGGGCGCGCGGTGTTCTGA
- a CDS encoding 3'-5' exonuclease, which yields MSTPAQPIAVIDFETTGMSPGQGARATEVAIVLVDRDGRAVDRFQSLMKTGAWIPPFITQLTGITPAMLETAPPADAVMREAARFVGSAPMVAHNASFDSRFWAAELALAGLPAPHAFACTVLLSRRMYPEAASHQLGRIVAHLGLPRAERAHRALADAEMAAALLGRIQQDLRTRFRIADPGHALLSALQRCARKGMDKLLAQHAAHSLPLPGMAQPPGPAACGTAPDRPLPGGAALARQA from the coding sequence CATCGACTTCGAAACCACCGGCATGTCGCCGGGCCAGGGCGCGCGGGCCACCGAGGTGGCGATCGTGCTCGTGGACCGCGACGGCCGCGCGGTGGACCGGTTCCAGAGCCTCATGAAGACCGGTGCCTGGATCCCGCCCTTCATCACCCAGCTCACCGGCATCACGCCGGCCATGCTGGAGACGGCCCCGCCCGCCGATGCGGTGATGCGCGAGGCCGCGCGCTTCGTGGGCAGCGCGCCCATGGTGGCCCACAACGCCTCGTTCGACAGCCGCTTCTGGGCGGCCGAACTGGCACTCGCCGGCCTGCCCGCGCCGCACGCGTTCGCCTGCACCGTGCTGCTGTCACGGCGCATGTACCCGGAAGCCGCCAGCCACCAGCTCGGGCGCATCGTGGCCCACCTGGGCCTGCCGCGCGCGGAGCGCGCCCACCGGGCGCTCGCCGATGCCGAAATGGCCGCCGCGCTGCTGGGCCGCATCCAGCAGGACCTGCGCACCCGCTTCCGCATCGCGGACCCCGGCCATGCGCTGCTCAGCGCGCTGCAGCGCTGCGCCCGCAAGGGAATGGACAAGCTGCTGGCCCAGCACGCGGCGCACAGCCTGCCGTTGCCGGGAATGGCGCAGCCACCGGGTCCGGCCGCGTGCGGTACCGCGCCGGACCGCCCGCTGCCCGGCGGCGCTGCGCTGGCGCGGCAGGCCTGA
- a CDS encoding C40 family peptidase gives MQTEPLLAPRDPARRAALVAAALLLSACGTAPPRAPRGGGAAYPAYSRLTPEQSSDIAIHAMGLVGTPYRYGGNTPEGGFDCSGLIGYVYRSLAGVALPRTVAQLSDFGAPVAADEARTGDLVVFGSGRPTHAGIVVEGGRFVHAPSTGGTVRLDRFNSGYWSRQPTAFRRP, from the coding sequence ATGCAGACCGAGCCCCTCCTCGCACCCCGGGACCCCGCCCGCAGGGCCGCGCTCGTCGCCGCGGCGCTGCTGCTGTCCGCGTGCGGCACGGCACCGCCGCGCGCACCCCGCGGCGGCGGCGCCGCATACCCCGCGTATTCCCGCCTGACCCCCGAGCAATCGAGCGACATCGCCATCCACGCGATGGGCTTGGTCGGCACGCCGTACCGCTATGGCGGCAACACGCCCGAAGGCGGCTTCGACTGCAGCGGGCTGATCGGCTACGTGTACCGCAGCCTGGCCGGCGTCGCGCTGCCGCGCACCGTGGCGCAACTGAGCGACTTCGGCGCGCCCGTGGCGGCCGACGAGGCGCGCACCGGGGACCTGGTGGTCTTCGGGTCCGGCCGCCCGACGCACGCGGGCATCGTCGTGGAAGGCGGCCGCTTCGTGCACGCGCCCTCCACGGGCGGCACGGTGCGCCTCGACCGGTTCAATTCGGGCTACTGGTCGCGGCAGCCCACGGCGTTCCGCAGACCGTGA
- a CDS encoding nuclear transport factor 2 family protein: MPQHQPLATVRTYLSHLHAGDTAGLVACFEDDGTVHSPFLGTLPAQAFFPRLAQSSSASVITPIDLFASAEPATDLLRVAAYFRYDWTLNDGRELTFTCVDVFTFAGGSDRILHMHIVYDTHPLRTQVGDKYAPDPARPGA, translated from the coding sequence ATGCCGCAGCACCAGCCGCTCGCCACCGTCCGCACCTATCTTTCCCACCTGCATGCGGGCGATACCGCCGGGCTGGTGGCCTGCTTCGAGGACGACGGGACCGTGCACTCCCCTTTCCTGGGCACCCTGCCGGCGCAGGCCTTCTTTCCGCGGCTCGCGCAGTCGTCTTCTGCGAGCGTGATCACGCCCATCGACCTGTTCGCATCGGCGGAGCCGGCCACCGACCTGCTCCGCGTGGCGGCCTATTTCCGTTACGACTGGACGCTGAACGACGGCCGGGAGCTGACTTTCACTTGCGTCGACGTGTTCACTTTTGCCGGCGGCAGCGACCGCATCCTGCACATGCACATCGTCTACGACACCCACCCGCTGCGCACGCAGGTGGGCGACAAATACGCGCCCGATCCGGCCCGACCCGGCGCCTGA
- the leuA gene encoding 2-isopropylmalate synthase — MTAKPATKYQPIAPVALPDRTWPSRSITQAPIWLSTDLRDGNQALFEPMNGDRKMRLFEELVRIGFKEIEVGFPAASQTDFDFVRRLIEEDRIPDDVTLMVMTQSREDLIERTVQAVQGAPRAIVHLYNATAPAWRRIVFGMNVSQVMAFIDHHVSFLKRLTDAQPGTAWTLQYSPETFSATELDVSLRACQTAIAAWNAGPGRPIIINLPTTVENATPNVFADQIEWMHRHLAPREHIVLSVHPHNDRGTGVAAAELAMMAGADRVEGCLFGNGERCGNVDIVTLALNMYTQGVHPNLDFSDITHVARVAEECTSLPVHPRHPYAGDLVFTAFSGSHQDAIKKGFAAQDPQGLWEVPYLPIDPADVGRSYDSVIRVNSQSGKGGIAFLLERERGVVMPRRLQVEFSAVVQRATDASEGEMDGDALWNLFSRTYIAAPAQGTAGALTLHGQRLEEDGQGIALDVTIDGVRQTLQGRGNGPIDATVDALGLPMRVDHYEERATGAGAGAQALAIVEAALEGVPGATFGVGLDHSIVSASVQAVVAVANRLIARRGAKAGTAETAPAEA, encoded by the coding sequence ATGACCGCCAAGCCCGCCACCAAGTACCAGCCCATCGCCCCCGTCGCCTTGCCCGACCGCACCTGGCCCTCGCGTTCCATCACGCAGGCGCCGATCTGGCTCTCCACCGATCTGCGCGACGGCAACCAGGCCCTGTTCGAGCCGATGAATGGCGACCGCAAGATGCGCCTCTTCGAGGAACTCGTGCGCATCGGCTTCAAGGAGATCGAGGTCGGCTTCCCGGCCGCGTCGCAGACCGATTTCGACTTCGTGCGCCGCCTCATCGAAGAGGACCGCATCCCCGACGACGTGACGCTCATGGTGATGACGCAGTCGCGCGAGGACCTGATCGAGCGCACGGTGCAGGCCGTGCAGGGCGCGCCGCGCGCCATCGTGCACCTCTACAACGCCACGGCCCCCGCCTGGCGGCGCATCGTGTTCGGGATGAACGTATCGCAGGTGATGGCGTTCATCGACCACCATGTGTCCTTCCTCAAGCGGCTCACCGACGCGCAGCCCGGCACGGCGTGGACCCTGCAGTACTCGCCCGAGACCTTCAGCGCCACCGAGCTGGACGTCTCGCTGCGTGCCTGCCAGACGGCCATCGCGGCCTGGAACGCGGGCCCCGGCCGCCCGATCATCATCAACCTGCCGACCACGGTGGAGAACGCCACGCCGAACGTGTTCGCCGACCAGATCGAGTGGATGCACCGCCACCTCGCGCCGCGCGAGCACATCGTGCTCTCGGTGCACCCGCACAACGACCGCGGCACGGGCGTGGCCGCCGCCGAGCTGGCCATGATGGCCGGCGCCGACCGCGTGGAAGGCTGCCTCTTCGGCAACGGCGAGCGCTGCGGCAACGTGGACATCGTGACGCTCGCGCTCAACATGTACACGCAGGGCGTGCACCCGAACCTCGATTTCTCCGACATCACGCACGTGGCGCGCGTGGCCGAGGAATGCACCTCGCTGCCCGTGCACCCGCGCCATCCCTATGCGGGCGACCTCGTGTTCACCGCGTTCTCCGGATCGCACCAGGACGCGATCAAGAAGGGTTTCGCGGCCCAGGATCCGCAAGGCCTCTGGGAAGTGCCGTACCTGCCCATCGACCCGGCCGACGTGGGCCGCAGCTACGACAGCGTGATCCGCGTGAACAGCCAGTCGGGCAAGGGCGGCATCGCCTTCCTGCTGGAGCGCGAACGCGGCGTGGTGATGCCGCGCCGCCTGCAGGTGGAGTTCAGCGCCGTGGTGCAGCGCGCCACCGACGCGAGCGAAGGCGAAATGGATGGCGATGCGCTGTGGAACCTCTTCTCCCGCACCTACATCGCCGCGCCTGCCCAGGGCACGGCCGGCGCGCTCACGCTGCACGGCCAGCGCCTGGAGGAAGACGGGCAGGGCATCGCGCTCGACGTGACCATCGACGGCGTGCGCCAGACCCTGCAGGGCCGCGGCAACGGCCCGATCGACGCCACGGTCGATGCGCTCGGCCTGCCGATGCGCGTGGACCACTACGAGGAACGCGCCACCGGCGCCGGCGCCGGTGCGCAGGCGCTCGCCATCGTGGAGGCCGCGCTGGAAGGCGTGCCGGGCGCGACCTTCGGCGTGGGCCTGGACCACAGCATCGTGAGCGCATCGGTGCAGGCCGTGGTGGCGGTGGCCAACCGGCTGATCGCGCGCCGCGGCGCGAAGGCCGGCACGGCCGAGACCGCGCCCGCCGAGGCCTGA
- a CDS encoding ABC transporter substrate-binding protein: protein MHRRVFTQGLAASLTLPWSLRAAQAAGPVTVGMVVPLTGGTAAEVGKQVALGVETYFAEVHRGDVRLVLEDDEFKPEKTVAGARKLLAAKPAALISFATSNTQALIEAKIPQESGVPLFPTRSGSQVIREPVNPFVFHVRAGYSTEIVKIVAQMAGAIGITKFAALYQDDAYGKTGLAALQAALEQRKLKLAASAPYDRTTSDIQPALATLRGVDAQVIVMVAGHKAASAFVQAYGSAGGHAQLVGISDLDPAKLVQEVGAERARGVSLTQVFPSLSSQSIPVVREFHQLMVAAKKPESVSSLATFEGFLVAKAIGQGLKAAGGGGAAVDGRALADVLNRTPRWDLGGFDLSFQNGRREGSLFTEIAIIDGSGRARY, encoded by the coding sequence ATGCATCGCCGAGTCTTCACACAGGGGCTGGCCGCCTCGCTCACCCTGCCGTGGTCGCTGCGCGCCGCGCAGGCCGCCGGTCCGGTCACCGTGGGCATGGTGGTGCCGCTCACGGGGGGCACCGCCGCCGAGGTGGGCAAGCAGGTGGCCCTCGGGGTCGAGACCTATTTCGCGGAGGTCCACCGCGGCGATGTGCGGCTGGTGCTGGAAGACGACGAGTTCAAGCCCGAAAAGACCGTGGCCGGCGCGCGCAAGCTGCTGGCGGCCAAGCCCGCGGCGCTGATCTCCTTCGCCACCAGCAACACGCAGGCGCTCATCGAGGCAAAGATCCCGCAGGAATCGGGGGTGCCGCTGTTCCCCACCCGGTCCGGCTCGCAGGTGATCCGCGAGCCCGTGAATCCCTTCGTGTTCCACGTGCGTGCCGGGTATTCCACCGAGATCGTCAAGATCGTGGCGCAGATGGCGGGCGCCATCGGCATCACCAAATTCGCGGCGCTCTACCAGGACGACGCCTATGGCAAGACGGGCCTGGCCGCGCTGCAGGCGGCGCTGGAGCAGCGCAAGCTCAAGCTTGCCGCCTCCGCGCCCTACGACCGCACCACGTCGGACATCCAGCCTGCGCTGGCCACGCTGCGCGGCGTGGATGCGCAGGTGATCGTGATGGTGGCGGGCCACAAGGCGGCCAGCGCCTTCGTGCAGGCCTACGGCAGCGCGGGCGGGCATGCCCAGCTGGTGGGCATCTCCGACCTGGATCCGGCCAAGCTGGTGCAGGAAGTGGGTGCCGAGCGCGCCCGGGGCGTGAGCCTCACGCAGGTGTTTCCGTCGCTGTCGAGCCAGTCCATCCCGGTGGTGCGCGAGTTCCACCAGCTCATGGTCGCGGCGAAAAAGCCCGAAAGCGTCTCCTCGCTCGCGACCTTCGAGGGCTTCCTCGTCGCCAAGGCCATCGGCCAGGGCCTGAAGGCCGCCGGGGGCGGCGGTGCGGCGGTGGACGGCCGCGCGCTGGCCGACGTGCTCAACCGCACGCCGCGCTGGGACCTGGGTGGCTTCGACCTCTCGTTCCAGAACGGCCGCCGCGAGGGGAGCCTGTTCACCGAAATCGCGATCATCGACGGCAGCGGGCGCGCCCGCTATTGA
- a CDS encoding 3-deoxy-7-phosphoheptulonate synthase, which produces MTTTNSSGAPVPHAHRPAQRPTTLDTTRIDDTRIKAVRPLITPALLQEWLPAPDAAQALVESSRAALSRVLHGQDDRLIVVVGPCSIHDHGQAMDYARQLKAHADRLAGELLVVMRVYFEKPRTTVGWKGYINDPHLDGSFAINEGLEMARALLLDVLALGLPVGTEFLDLLSPQFISDLVSWGAIGARTTESQSHRQLASGLSCPVGFKNGTDGGVKVASDAILAAQAPHAFMGMTKMGQAAIFETRGNQDCHVILRGGKQPNYAAADVEAACAMLQASGLRGQVMVDVSHANSSKQHRRQIEVAADVAAQIAGGDARITGIMVESHLQEGRQDIVPGQPLQAGVSVTDACISLAQTVPVLDGLADAVRARRTRR; this is translated from the coding sequence ATGACCACGACGAATTCCTCCGGCGCCCCGGTGCCCCATGCCCACCGCCCCGCGCAGCGGCCGACCACCCTCGACACGACGCGCATCGACGACACGCGCATCAAGGCGGTGCGACCGCTGATCACGCCCGCGCTGCTGCAGGAGTGGCTGCCCGCGCCGGACGCGGCCCAGGCGCTGGTCGAGTCGAGCCGCGCGGCGCTCTCGCGCGTGCTGCACGGGCAGGACGACCGGCTCATCGTGGTGGTGGGGCCCTGCTCCATCCACGACCATGGCCAGGCCATGGACTATGCGCGCCAGCTCAAGGCGCATGCCGACCGGCTGGCCGGCGAACTGCTGGTGGTGATGCGCGTGTATTTCGAGAAGCCGCGCACCACCGTCGGCTGGAAGGGCTACATCAACGACCCGCACCTGGACGGCAGCTTCGCGATCAACGAAGGGCTGGAGATGGCGCGGGCGCTGCTGCTGGATGTGCTCGCGCTCGGGCTGCCCGTGGGCACCGAGTTCCTGGACCTGCTCTCGCCGCAGTTCATCAGCGACCTCGTGAGCTGGGGTGCGATCGGCGCGCGCACCACCGAGAGCCAGAGCCACCGCCAGCTCGCGAGCGGCCTGTCGTGCCCCGTGGGCTTCAAGAACGGCACCGACGGCGGCGTGAAGGTGGCCTCCGACGCGATCCTCGCGGCCCAGGCCCCGCACGCTTTCATGGGGATGACCAAGATGGGCCAGGCCGCGATCTTCGAGACGCGCGGCAACCAGGACTGCCACGTGATCCTGCGCGGCGGCAAGCAGCCCAACTACGCCGCCGCCGATGTGGAAGCGGCCTGCGCGATGCTGCAGGCCTCCGGGTTGCGCGGGCAGGTGATGGTGGACGTGTCGCATGCCAACAGCAGCAAGCAGCACCGCCGCCAGATCGAGGTGGCCGCCGATGTGGCCGCGCAGATCGCGGGCGGCGACGCGCGCATCACCGGGATCATGGTCGAGAGCCACCTGCAGGAAGGCCGGCAGGACATCGTGCCCGGCCAGCCCCTGCAGGCCGGCGTGTCGGTGACCGACGCGTGCATCAGCCTCGCGCAGACGGTGCCGGTGCTCGACGGCCTGGCCGACGCGGTGCGGGCGCGGCGCACGCGCCGCTGA
- a CDS encoding LysR family transcriptional regulator, which produces MYLRHLEYLRAVIAHGSFAAAARACGVSQPAISHGMQALQGRFGAPLLERQGRRRVPTDLARQVAATARSVSERIDALAAGDAPKAGPAAARVLRCGVTPSAALVCGPALYAHWCEGRPRRALEMVSADEGSLLAALLERRLDAVIAPLPRGFDHPGTVRQRLYALAPRIYARRGHPLARARSLAELEGTAWARVEPSTRGPVDVLSEAHRVRRLQLPRVAARCPDFASMLQMVAHTDLLAVVPHPALLGGQERQLVPLRLRESLPLYEMWLFEPAGRASALAAALRERLQVPGDGAATGAAPA; this is translated from the coding sequence ATGTATCTGCGCCATCTCGAATATCTGCGGGCGGTGATCGCGCACGGCTCCTTCGCCGCAGCGGCCCGGGCGTGCGGTGTCTCGCAGCCCGCGATCAGCCACGGCATGCAGGCGCTGCAGGGCCGCTTCGGTGCGCCGCTGCTGGAGCGGCAGGGCCGGCGGCGGGTGCCGACCGACTTGGCGCGGCAGGTGGCCGCCACCGCGCGTTCCGTGAGCGAGCGCATCGATGCGCTGGCGGCCGGGGACGCGCCGAAGGCCGGCCCGGCCGCCGCCCGCGTGCTGCGCTGCGGCGTGACGCCGTCCGCCGCCCTGGTGTGCGGCCCGGCGCTCTATGCGCACTGGTGCGAGGGCCGGCCGCGGCGCGCGCTGGAGATGGTGTCCGCCGACGAGGGGAGCCTGCTGGCGGCCCTGCTGGAGCGGCGGCTCGATGCCGTGATCGCGCCGCTTCCGCGGGGCTTCGACCATCCGGGCACGGTGCGGCAGCGGCTCTATGCGCTGGCCCCCCGGATCTATGCCCGACGGGGCCATCCGCTCGCCCGGGCGCGCTCGCTGGCGGAGCTGGAGGGCACGGCATGGGCCCGCGTGGAGCCCAGCACCCGCGGCCCGGTGGACGTGCTGTCGGAGGCGCACCGGGTCCGCCGGCTGCAGTTGCCCCGGGTGGCCGCCCGGTGCCCGGATTTCGCGAGCATGCTGCAGATGGTCGCGCACACCGACCTGCTGGCCGTGGTGCCCCACCCCGCATTGCTCGGCGGCCAGGAGCGGCAGCTCGTGCCCCTGCGGCTGCGCGAATCGCTGCCGCTCTACGAGATGTGGCTGTTCGAGCCCGCGGGCCGGGCGTCGGCCCTGGCGGCCGCACTGCGCGAGCGGCTGCAGGTTCCGGGCGATGGCGCTGCCACCGGCGCGGCCCCGGCCTGA